The DNA segment GGGAAGCTGTCGCAGCTCGAATGTTTTCTGCTTTGGCAATATTGCTGCCGGAAAAATTCACTTCGACTCGAATATGATTGTAAACTTTAATTTTTCCTTGAACAGGATTGTATTGAACAGGACAAACAACCAAGCGTGCCAAACGAATACCACGCATTGTTCCCAAAATTTCCACTTTTGCAAGAGGATGTTGAATAAAATTATTTTGTGAATATTTGCTTTGATTAAATTCAAATTCAACTGTGGCAGGATCGACATTCTTTGGGATGGATGGTTGCTGGGGAACGATTGCGTTATTGATAAAATAATCGCTTAAAGAATATTCCATTACAGAAAAATCTTGAACTTCAATCGAAACATCTGCATCAAATGGAATTTCGATTAATTTTTTTACAGCAGGCAATTTCGGTTCGCCCACATCCCCTACGTAATATGCCTTTGGAATCTCCAGAATATTAAAATTTCCTTTTTCCGTTTCAATTTCTGAACTTTTTATTTCAGAAAAATTGAGAATTACCTCAAATTTTGTATCACTATTTTCAATGATGTTTATCTCTTGACTTGATTGTTCTAAGTTTATATTTTGATTTACAGCAAAAAGGCTAACGGCAAAATAAAGGCTGATAGCAATAATTGACAATGTTTTTTTCATATTTGCTCCGATTTAATTTTTTATTCAAATAAATTTGATTAAAAAGTTCACTTCGCTTATTTTTTGTCAAGGAAACCCATATTTTTTCTTTATAAATTTAATAAGTCGAAACCAAACACCCTTGCTCAAATATCAAAATTGGACAATGGAAATTTGAAATTGAAAAAGAAATAACCACGAATGAAAATAAAAAATGGGAGAAGGAAGAAGGGAGAAGGGAAAACGGAGAAGGAAATTGTGAATCAGCCAGTGGGCGGACAAGTTTTTGAATTTTGAATTGTGAATTGTGAATTGTGAAATGTGAAATGTGAAGTGGAAAAGGGAAATGCGAAAAAATAACCACGAATGCAAAAAAAATAGCCTGTCCGTTTACGGATAGGAAAAAATGGGACAAATTATCTCACGCCATTTATGGCGTTTTTGAGTAAAATATCCGCTTGCCTCGTGTCCGCCAGCCGGCGGATTATCTGTTTTATTTATCGCGCCTGCCCAGTGAAATCTATTTTTTCGATATTTCATTCGGGTGAAATGCTTTTATCTTTTTTATTTCACGGGGATTTCACAGGGTAATATTTTATACATTTATGGCATTTTGGAGTAAAATATCCGTGATATTTTATACAACACTGCAACATCACGGATGTTGCACTCCAAAAAGTTTTTATAAGGGCGTGAACGCCCTTGATTATTTCGTTTGTTTTTTTTACCCAGCCATGAATGGCTGGGCTATTACGAAAACCGACTTTTTCTCGTAATCTTTTTATTCCTATTGCATTATTGGGGTTTATTTGTTTATTTTTGTTATTTGCTACCGAAATTTTAGCTGCTATCTATTTGTAATTTGTTCTTAACAGAAAGATTGACAGCAAAAAACCAGCATTTCAAAAGTGCTACTGTAGGTAAATTCCCAAATTAATTCATAGATAAAATCTAATCAAATATTAATTCAATACCGTTTGATTAAAATATTTATTAATTTGCTTCATATAAGTCACTTACATATATTTTTTACTGTACGTGAGGAGATAATATTGCGTCAAGTGACAAAAGTCTAAAACCAAGTTAGTGTAAAATGAAAAAAAATTATCGGAGAAAACCATGAAAAAAATAAAATTCACCCTTATCGGTTGCGGAAGGATATCTTCCAAACATTTTGAATCAATCCGAAGAATTGATAACGCTGAAATAATTGCTTGTTGCGATACAATTGAGAAAAGAGCAAAGACATCAGCCCAAGAATATAATATTACCAAATTTTATACTGATTATCAGGAAATGTTGAATAATGAAGAATGTGATGCCGTAATTATCTGTACTCCGAGTGGATTGCATTCTGAAATGGGAATTCAAGCAGCCAAGCATGGTTTTCATGTAGTAACCGAAAAACCTATGGCAACAACTCTGGAAAGTGCTGACAGACTCATTAAAGCGTGCGATCAGAATAAAGTGCAATTATTTGTTGTAAAACAAAATCGTTTGAATACAACTATTCAACTATTAAAAAAAGCAATCGACAAAAATAGATTTGGTAAGATCTATATGATTCACACCAATGTCTTTTGGCAACGTCCCCAAGATTATTATGATCTGGCTAACTGGCGCGGTACATGGGAATTTGATGGTGGAGCTTTTATGAATCAGGCAAGCCATTATGTTGATGCCGTTCAATGGCTCGGTGGTCCGGTAGAATCTGTGATGGCAGAAACAGCCACTTTAGCCCGTAATATAGAAACTGAGGATACGGGCTCTGCTATATTAAAATTCCGCAATCAAATTATTGGAACAATTAATGTAACTATGCTCACATATCCCAAAAATTTTGAAGGTTCCATTACGGTTTTGGGAGAAAATGGGACTGTGAAAATCGGAGGAATTGCCATCAACAAAATCGAAAAATGGGAATTTGAAGATTATGATGATGAGGATAAATTCATTGCCGAATCAAACTACACTCCCCCTAATGTTTATGGTTTGGGACATTTACCTTATTACAAAAATGTTGTTGACAGTCTTCTTGGGAATACAGAACCCAATACCGATGGTAGAGGTGGGAGAAAATCTATCGAAATAATAGAAGCAATATACAGATCCGCAAAAACCGGTAAAAGGATTTCATTACCACTAATAAGAAGATAAATTTTAAAATCAAAAAAAACAAAGTTCAAACAAAACTAAAAAGCAAATCAAAATTAACAAATTGCAGGCACTGAAATTGAATCGAATTTGCAATATTAAAACATTGTCCGGTAATACAAGCGGATTTTTTGCTATCTTCTATTATCGCTATTTAAATATTATTTGATATTTGAGATTTGTAATATAATTATACAATGCTCCTCATAATTTTTTTTTCACTAATAATTACAATTTTCGGATTAGCAATCCTCCGAACTTGGCGTGTTCCTAATCCGCAAGAACAGACGTTTTCAATAATAATCGCTTGCAGAAACGAAGAGCAGAACTTACCTGCTCTTTTTTCATTTCTAGAGAAAATCTATTATCCCAAAATGAAATTCGAAATCATTCTAATTGATGACGCTTCGAATGACAATACCCTAAATTTGATAAAAAAATTCTGCAATGAAGAAACAAACCGACTCTATTATCATTTAGATAAAAAGGATAAAGAATATAAAGGTAAAAAAGCAGCTCTTAAGATTGGCACCGATAACGCACAATTCGATTATTTCCTTTTCACTGATGCGGATTGCATGCCGCCGAAAAATTGGCTTAACGGATTAGACAATTTTCTTGCAAAAGATGTGGGAATGGTAGTAGGTTATTCCCCGGAAAAAAACGTATCCGATTTTCGCCATTTTTCTCAATTAATGTCCGCATCGGTTTATTCTGCTTCGATTGGAGCCGGATTACCATATAGCAGCAATGGCAGAAATCTGGCAGTTAGCCGAAAAGCATTTCATCTTGTGGGTGGATATGAAACGATTAAGGATCATCCTTGTGGTGAAGATAAATTACTTCTTAACCTTATAAAAAAAACGAAATACAAAATTGCATATAATCCGACGGAAAAAGTATTTACAAAACCTGAAAGAAAAAACAATTACGCGGATCAACAAAAAAGACGTTATGGGCAGTTTGATATCTCATCGGTTTTTTATAAAATTCTATTATCTTTGATATTTTTATTCTATATTTATCTCCCCTACCAAGTAATTGTAACGAGTGATTTGAGGAACTTAGGAATATATTTATTTTCCACTATCATTTTTTTACTTGCAACTCTTTATCGGCACAAAGAGAAATTTAAAATCCCGTATCTTTTCTTTATATTAATTTACCCATATTATGTAATTTACTATTCTATTTTAGGAAAATTTGGAACTTGGAAATGGAAAAGATAAATAATGTCAACCGATTCCTATACCACACATAAACCGTGTCATTCTGATGAGCGAAGCGAAGAAGAATCTCCCANNNNNNNNNNNNNNNNNNNNNNNNNNNNNNNNNNNNNNNNNNNNNNNNNNNNNNNNNNNNNNNNNNNNNNNNNNNNNNNNNNNNNNNNNNNNNNNNNNNNTAGGAAAATTTGGAACTTGGAAATGGAAAAGATAAATAATGTCAACCGATTCCTATACCACACATAAACCGTGTCATTCTGATGAGCGAAGCGAAGAAGAATCTCCCAGAAGTAATCAATAATTCTCCAAACGAGATCCTTCGGACTTTTAAAAAGAAAAAGTCCTCGAGGATGACATCTATTGTTTTGTAGATTACAATATTGATCAACTCCAAACCTCCAAAACACACTGTCATTCTGATGAGCGAAGCGAAGAAGAATCTCCCAAGAGCATTCAACCAAATCCCGATATTTGTATTTCGCACCTATGGTGCTTAATTGAATCCTACCTTAAAAAATCTATAAAATGAATCTAACCGGCAAAACATCAAAAAGCATATTACTCCTTATAAAACTAATTATTACCGCTCTAATCCTTTGGTTTATCACCGAGAAGATTAATTTTTTTACGCTTTTTGACAATTTGAAGGAGATTAGTTTCTTAAGTTTTGCAATCATCATCCTCACAACATTAATAAAATTATTTATCCAATACAACAATTGGACAAAATACCTTTATTTAAATCCCGAATACCATCCGCTAAAACACGAAATGTTAAAGTCATTCTTTATCGGTATGTCGTTTCATTTTTTACTACCAGCTGGTTTAGGGGTTTTTGGTAAAGTGTTTTTCGTAAACAATACAAAAAGTGCTACGACCGTATCGGTGGGAGTAGAGCGAATTTTTATAACATGGAAAAATATTTTCTTTGCTGCTTTTGCCTCAATATTTTATTTTACTTCAGTAAGTTTATTCTTAAAAGTTTCCGTTTTTATTTTTATTTTAATATCACCGTTTTTATTATATTTGTTCTCCTATTTTTTCAAGAGAAAAAAAATCAAAGACTACTTTAATAATTATCTAAAGATAGTCCCTCGCATTATCGTAATGCAAATCATTTTTACCCTTATATCTTTTTTCCAGTATTTTATAATCCTGAATAATTTTCTTAAAATCAATTTATGGAAAATATTCATTTCTGTTCCTCTCATCCATATTTCGCATATCTTGCCGATTTCTTTTAGTGGTTTTGGGGTCAGAGAAATCTTTGCAATAAATATTTTTTCTCGCTGGAATATTTCACCGGAAGAGGCAGTTTCTACAACATTAATTATATTTTTCGTAAATACGGTTTTACCGGCTTTTGTCGGTTTGATTATTTTGTTTAAAAAAAGAAATTTTTATACAAAATAGCGATTAAAATTTATAAATTTAAGCAAAAATAATTGCTTAAAACTCAAAAATTACTTATAAAACTAAAAAAAAAGCAATCAAATTGATGAAAAGCTTGACATAAAAAGCGGTACTATTTACAAAATATCCAAAACAATTTTTGAAAGGAGAAAGAATGGGAAAGAACATAATAAAAGTTGCAGCATTGTTAATTTTTGTTTTATTAATGCTGTCAGCATGCTGTCATACACCACCTCCCCCTATTTCGAATACACAAATGGAAGAACTAAACCTAAAGGTTACTGAACTGGAAAATACGGTTACTAACCAAAACGCTGAGTTGGAAATCCTCGAAACTGAACTGGAAGCAAAGGAAGCTGAACTTCTTAAACTTCAAGAGTATAATAATCAACTAATTGATGAAGGTTATCTAAAGAAGGGAGAATAGGATGTTACATAAATTAAATCAATACGGCATTAAAGTTCTTGTCCTCTCAATATTTTTACTGGCTCTTCCAATTATCCTTTGTGCAGATGTTCGCTATCTTACAGAAGACGAATATCAGGATCTTTCTAAGGACGAAGTAATAAAATATTGGGAAGAACTTGAAAATGAGATGATGATGCTTCAGGCTCGACAAGAAAGAGCAGAAACAAATATTACTGAAAATGAAAACAGAATCGCAGAAATTAAAGTACGTATTGCAGAAATTGATGAAGAATATGACTTGATCTATACCGGTATCATGGATGAACTCGGTGGTATTACTCATAGCCAGCTTGTTAATTTCCAGAAAAAATTAGATGAAATCAGATCACAACTGGATTACTATGATGAAATGCCAAACACCGATCTTTATGCAAATAATGATGAAATCAAAACATTTATAAATAATTATGAGCAGATGAAGGCAGAAAACATCGCAAAAGCTCCCAAATTTATCTCTGAATTTAAAGAACTTGACCGACGATTTTCCAAATTAGACAATGCCCTTCCGCAGTATTATGAAGATACTCATACTGTAGTTAGAGGTGAGTTCCTCTCCAAAATTTCCAGTTACAAACACATCTATAACGATCCCGCAAAATGGGGTATCATCTATAGAGCAAATCGTGATCAAATCAAAGATCCCGACTTGATTTATCCTGATCAGATTTTCAAAATTCCACGTGGATTACCAACTTCATGGAAAGTTTATAAGGGTGAATGCCTCTGGACAATTGCCTCATATCCTGAAGTCTTTAATAGCCCCTTCGAATGGCCAAAAATCTATCGAGCAAATAAAGATAAAATCAAAGATCCCGACCTGATTTATCCGAATCAAATTCTTCGAATTCCCAGAAACTAATTATTTCCATATAAAAAACCCCTTATTTTTCACATATCAAAATAAGGGGTTTTTTTGTCTAAAAATTTCTTAATCCCATAAATTATTTTTATAAATAACAAATATTCGCAAAACAATTCAATAGTATTTATTTGAAATTACCTGTAGAAAAAATTGAGTAATATAATAAAATGAAAAAAGCATTACCAGCCGGAAGAATATCACATGCCTTTATTAATATCGGGATCGCAACCCTAATTATTTTTATTGCCGATTTCCTTGTTTTTAAAAAGGAATTATTTTTCAAAGAACCAGCCCGTCAAATCGGAGAAATTGCTACTCAAACGATTGTTGCACCCTTTGACTTTCTCCTTTATGAGGATGCTGAAATCCTCGCAGAAAAACAGAAAAAGGCAGAAAAAAAAATCCTACCTCATTTCTATCTTTCTTTAGGAAAAAGTTTTAATGTTCAGGAAAAGATAAATACATTTTTTGGTTTGGTCGAAAATTCCTTAAAACAGGATAGTCCCGTAACGAATTTACAAAAAAATTTATTAGAACACGATTATCAACTTACTATTGAGGAACTGAGAATTTTAAAAGGACAGGAAGAAAAAGAAAAAATATACAAAGATCTAACTTACGCGTGTGAAAAATAT comes from the Candidatus Cloacimonadota bacterium genome and includes:
- a CDS encoding Gfo/Idh/MocA family oxidoreductase translates to MKKIKFTLIGCGRISSKHFESIRRIDNAEIIACCDTIEKRAKTSAQEYNITKFYTDYQEMLNNEECDAVIICTPSGLHSEMGIQAAKHGFHVVTEKPMATTLESADRLIKACDQNKVQLFVVKQNRLNTTIQLLKKAIDKNRFGKIYMIHTNVFWQRPQDYYDLANWRGTWEFDGGAFMNQASHYVDAVQWLGGPVESVMAETATLARNIETEDTGSAILKFRNQIIGTINVTMLTYPKNFEGSITVLGENGTVKIGGIAINKIEKWEFEDYDDEDKFIAESNYTPPNVYGLGHLPYYKNVVDSLLGNTEPNTDGRGGRKSIEIIEAIYRSAKTGKRISLPLIRR
- a CDS encoding glycosyltransferase; this translates as MLLIIFFSLIITIFGLAILRTWRVPNPQEQTFSIIIACRNEEQNLPALFSFLEKIYYPKMKFEIILIDDASNDNTLNLIKKFCNEETNRLYYHLDKKDKEYKGKKAALKIGTDNAQFDYFLFTDADCMPPKNWLNGLDNFLAKDVGMVVGYSPEKNVSDFRHFSQLMSASVYSASIGAGLPYSSNGRNLAVSRKAFHLVGGYETIKDHPCGEDKLLLNLIKKTKYKIAYNPTEKVFTKPERKNNYADQQKRRYGQFDISSVFYKILLSLIFLFYIYLPYQVIVTSDLRNLGIYLFSTIIFLLATLYRHKEKFKIPYLFFILIYPYYVIYYSILGKFGTWKWKR
- a CDS encoding lysylphosphatidylglycerol synthase domain-containing protein — encoded protein: MNLTGKTSKSILLLIKLIITALILWFITEKINFFTLFDNLKEISFLSFAIIILTTLIKLFIQYNNWTKYLYLNPEYHPLKHEMLKSFFIGMSFHFLLPAGLGVFGKVFFVNNTKSATTVSVGVERIFITWKNIFFAAFASIFYFTSVSLFLKVSVFIFILISPFLLYLFSYFFKRKKIKDYFNNYLKIVPRIIVMQIIFTLISFFQYFIILNNFLKINLWKIFISVPLIHISHILPISFSGFGVREIFAINIFSRWNISPEEAVSTTLIIFFVNTVLPAFVGLIILFKKRNFYTK
- a CDS encoding LysM peptidoglycan-binding domain-containing protein; the encoded protein is MLHKLNQYGIKVLVLSIFLLALPIILCADVRYLTEDEYQDLSKDEVIKYWEELENEMMMLQARQERAETNITENENRIAEIKVRIAEIDEEYDLIYTGIMDELGGITHSQLVNFQKKLDEIRSQLDYYDEMPNTDLYANNDEIKTFINNYEQMKAENIAKAPKFISEFKELDRRFSKLDNALPQYYEDTHTVVRGEFLSKISSYKHIYNDPAKWGIIYRANRDQIKDPDLIYPDQIFKIPRGLPTSWKVYKGECLWTIASYPEVFNSPFEWPKIYRANKDKIKDPDLIYPNQILRIPRN